In Gadus chalcogrammus isolate NIFS_2021 chromosome 1, NIFS_Gcha_1.0, whole genome shotgun sequence, one DNA window encodes the following:
- the LOC130392472 gene encoding calmodulin-binding transcription activator 1-like: MELVAGDQGSPSPCALLNGPVPGRRRRCCLRLCLYGCYVHSSIIPTFHRRCYWLLQNPDIVLVHYLNVPAIEDCGKPCGPILCSINTDKKEWAKWTKEELIGQLKPMCAGSSVHHKCNSAKHRIISPKVDLRSGGYGGGGHSEVQNNDVSEGKTEHNHHAGGRSSGGGGGAREKRNGKVHKPVLLHQNSTEVSSTNQVEVPDTTQNSPVSISSGLNSDPDMADSPAVPGMGGHVASVMSGLSQSVFMSEVTGDPVYGMSPTAGPNTHLMGADATSQGMGLSVASDGHKFAYPAGGVGDGGAGPGGDGLSMLSGGGLSEELVLSSSLDSGSIKIPETNMNFDPDCFLNNPKQGQTYGGSAMKTESNISPSPCSGGGGGGASTNGGMHRASPSMADNGYSFSAALVKNIKTEDTSFEQQLASESGYQVGVGMNWGLSPSTTLEQMDFSAIDAKQEYNTGNGAVGYSQAMSSPHMAHQNRSPSFFLQDASQASHGQQGHAGMGQKSHMMEHNAHDSGGYMGLQAVKTDSPGSNGLIHHHHLQAHQNHHRGSCNGGSPAEGPGQNGSLQLLQYQGGFPGMGAEHEEVVGLEQPGGASTGQAGSNGNGVDGLLKNGDHIQACGVGNGDGGGGTEHYLQQQQSSDGGSLAGGGSGEGVAIRSGNGGNDGGGGGLRSQQLQPLLQGSGLVQGLYNSVGAHQGLGGGAANGAGGTGMEISLDHFDISFGNQFSDLINDFISVDGSGAAMSSGGALYAHQLVASHGSEGQNHAGPAQQQQGQEDGGARGSGYSPSELCLQSCCSPTSGGGGAGGEGGSLSYMHVAEVVSAAVAQGALGMLQATGRLFMVTDYSPEWSYPEGGVKVLITGPWQEASSNYSCLFDQISVPASLIQPGVLRCYCPAHDTGLVTLQVALTNQILSNSVVFEYKARALPSLPSSQHDWLSLDDLHSDTNQQ, translated from the exons AACCCGGACATCGTGCTGGTCCACTACTTGAACGTCCCGGCCATCGAAGACTGTGGGAAGCCATGTGGTCCCATCCTGTGCTCCATCAACACCGACAAGAAGGAGTGGGCCAAGTGGACCAAGGAGGAGCTGATTGGTCAGCTGAAGCCCATGT GTGCAGGAAGCAGCGTGCACCACAAGTGCAACAGCGCCAAACATCGCATCATCTCACCCAAGGTGGACCTCCGTTCGGGGGgctacggcggcggcggccactCGGAGGTCCAGAACAATGACGTGTCCGAGGGCAAGACGGAGCACAACCACCACGCCGGGGGCAGGAGCTCGGGCGGGGGCGGCGGAGCGCGGGAGAAGCGCAACGGCAAGGTCCACAAGCCCGTCCTCCTGCACCAGAACAGCACCGAGGTGTCCTCCACCAACCAGGTGGAGGTGCCCGACACCACCCAGAACTCCCCCGTCTCCATCAGCAGCGGCCTCAACAGCGACCCCGACATGGCCGACAGCCCCGCCGTGCCGGGCATGGGGGGCCACGTGGCGTCCGTCATGTCCGGCCTGTCCCAGAGCGTCTTCATGTCGGAGGTCACAGGCGACCCCGTCTACGGCATGTCCCCCACCGCCGGCCCCAACACTCACCTGATGGGGGCGGACGCCACCTCACAGGGAATGGGTCTCTCCGTGGCCTCCGATGGCCACAAGTTCGCCTACCCCGCGGGGGGCGTGGGGGACGGCGGGGCGGGCCCGGGGGGGGACGGCCTGTCCATGCTCTCGGGGGGCGGCCTTTCGGAGGAGCTGGTGCTCTCCAGCAGTCTGGACTCTGGGAGCATCAAGATCCCCGAGACCAACATGAACTTTGACCCCGACTGCTTCCTGAACAACCCCAAGCAGGGCCAGACGTACGGCGGCAGCGCCATGAAGACGGAGAGCAACATCTCCCCCAGCCCGTgctccggcggcggcggcggcggcgccagcACCAACGGCGGCATGCACCGCGCCTCGCCCTCCATGGCCGACAACGGCTACAGCTTCAGCGCCGCCCTGGTGAAGAACATCAAGACGGAGGACACTTCCTTCGAGCAGCAGCTGGCCTCGGAGAGCGGCTACCAGGTGGGGGTGGGCATGAACT GGGGGCTCAGCCCGAGCACCACCCTGGAGCAGATGGATTTCAGCGCCATCGACGCCAAGCAGGAGTACAACACCGGCAACGGTGCGGTGGGCTACAGCCAGGCCATGTCCAGCCCTCACATGGCCCACCAGAACCGCTCCCCAAGCTTCTTCCTTCAGGACGCCTCGCAGGCCAGCCACGGCCAGCAGGGGCACGCGGGCATGGGCCAGAAGAGCCACATGATGGAGCACAACGCGCACGACTCCGGGGGCTACATGGGCCTGCAGGCGGTGAAGACGGACTCCCCTGGCAGTAATggcctcatccaccaccaccatctccaggCCCATCAGAACCATCACAGGGGCAGCTGCAACGGGGGCTCGCCGGCAGAGGGTCCCGGACAGAACGGCTCCCTCCAACTGCTGCAGTACCAGGGGGGCTTCCCCGGGATGGGGGCTGAGCACGAGGAGGTGGTGGGTCTGGAGCAGCCGGGGGGCGCGAGCACGGGCCAGGCCGGGAGCAACGGCAACGGGGTGGACGGCCTCCTGAAGAACGGAGACCACATCCAGGCGTGCGGCGTGGGGAACGGAGACGGAGGAGGCGGGACGGAACACtatctccagcagcagcagtcgtCGGACGGCGGGTCTCTGGCCGGGGGCGGCTCGGGGGAGGGCGTGGCCATCCGCAGCGGGAACGGAGGcaacgacggcggcggcggcggcctccgctcgcagcagctgcagcccctgCTGCAGGGGTCGGGCCTGGTGCAGGGGCTCTACAACAGCGTGGGGGCCCACCAGGGCCTGGGCGGAGGGGCCGCTAACGGGGCCGGGGGCACGGGCATGGAGATCAGCCTGGACCACTTTGACATCTCCTTCGGGAACCAGTTCTCTGACCTCATCAACGACTTCATCTCGGTGGACGGCAGCGGCGCCGCCATGTCGTCGGGGGGGGCCCTGTACGCCCACCAGCTGGTGGCGTCCCACGGCTCGGAGGGCCAGAACCACGCCGGcccagcccagcagcagcagggccaggaGGACGGAGGGGCCAGGGGCTCCGGATACAGCCCCTCGGAGCTCTGCCTCCAGTCCTGCTGCAGCCCCAcgtctgggggcgggggggcgggcggaGAGGGGGGTTCCCTCTCCTACATGCACGTGGCGGAGGTGGTGTCGGCGGCGGTGGCCCAGGGGGCTCTGGGGATGCTGCAGGCCACCGGTCGCCTCTTCATGGTCACCGACTACTCTCCTGAATGGTCCTACCCAGAG GGAGGGGTGAAGGTGCTGATTACTGGCCCTTGGCAAGAAGCTAGCTCAAACTACAGCTGCCTGTTTGACCAGATCTCAGTCCCTGCGTCCCTCATACAACCTGGGGTACTTCGCTGCTACTGCCCAG CTCACGACACGGGCCTGGTGACGCTGCAGGTGGCACTCACCAACCAGATCCTGTCCAACTCGGTGGTGTTTGAGTACAAGGCCCGTGCCCTGCCCTCGCTGCCCTCCTCCCAGCACGACTGGCTCTCTCTTGATG ATCTTCACAGTGACACTAATCAACAATAG
- the camta1a gene encoding calmodulin-binding transcription activator 1, with protein MSILERLEQMERRMAEMASQQQGSGAGGAGPGTGGAGSGVGGGGGSGGGGNSSQSQQCVSGSGQASSSFESRVVVVCEKMMSRACWAKSKHLIHSKTFRGMTLLHLAAGQGYATLIQTLIKWRTKHSDSIDLELEVDPLNVDHFSCTPLMWACALGHLEAAVVLYKWDRRALAIPDSLGRLPLSIARSRGHTKLAECLEQLQREQQPPAPLPPTTRMSFSSAPDAPPATDSWMVSWANEGLVTSGGAKGGGGATTTTSNANPNLDLRRPRSEPSNYYSSESQRDLPQAKKHKPNPELFQARPDKAMSVPLSLEQQQLHKLSSSPKSLSSEGLSGAGGAGTARWSSGRESGFSNSGPGRKGSGVGGSGGLGKEKLAGRLRQREQLGMLAMADREMVDTELLSYREDLESQDCLTQMDNLQVNMMSLAEHIIEATPDRIKRENFSAGDSVPLDTTGVSNTMSWLANYLGDVEQLPSIIHLRSLYNEPLGPSSNPGLSPGGSPPREGSLERPGLPSPADWSEFINASNSKVERDLAQLTLSDPEQRELYEAARLVQTAFRKYKGRPLREQQEVAAAVIQRCYKKYKQLTWIALKYALYKKMTQAAILIQSKFRSYHEQKKFQQSRRAAVLIQQCYRTYRESGRLGPHRHGPAAAALVQHKLRSSLLTKRQDQAARKIMRFLRRCRHSPLMDHRLFKRSERIEKGQGT; from the exons ATGTCCATCCTGGAGCGCTTGGagcagatggagaggaggatggcCGAGATGGCCAGCCAGCAGCAGGGCAGCGGGGCCGGCGGGGCGGGGCCCGGGACAGGCGGGGCAGGAAGTGGTGTCGGCGGAGGCGGGggcagtggaggtggaggcaaCAGCAGCCAGTCACAGCAG tGCGTGTCGGGCTCGGGCCAGGCCAGCAGCTCCTTCGAGAGCCGTGTGGTGGTGGTCTGCGAGAAGATGATGAGCAGGGCCTGCTGGGCCAAGTCCAAACACCTCATCCACTCCAAGACGTTCCGCGGCATGACGCTGCTGCACCTGGCCGCCGGCCAGGGCTACGCCACCCTCATCCAGACGCTCATCAAGTGGCG CACCAAGCACTCTGACAGCATCGActtggagctggaggtggacccCCTCAACGTGGACCACTTCTCCTGCACGCCCTTA ATGTGGGCCTGTGCCCTGGGTCAcctggaggcggcggtggtCCTGTACAAGTGGGACCGGCGAGCCCTGGCCATCCCGGACTCCCTGGGCCGCCTGCCCCTGTCCATCGCCCGCTCCCGCGGACACACCAAGCTGGCCGAGTGCCTGGAGCAGCTCCAGAGGGAGCAGCAGCCGccggcccccctgccccccaccaCGCGCATGTCCTTCTCCTCGGCCCCGGACGCCCCCCCAGCCACCGACAGCTGGATGGTCAGCTGGGCCAACGAGGGCTTGGTCACGTCGGGCGGCGCcaaaggcggcggcggcgccaccaccaccaccagcaacgcCAACCCCAATCTAG ACCTGCGGAGGCCGAGGTCCGAGCCCTCCAACTACTACAGCagcgagagccagagagacctcCCGCAGGCCAAGAAACACAAACCCAACCCGGAGCTGTTCCAGGCGCGGCCCGACAAGGCCATGTCGGTGCCGCTGagcctggagcagcagcagctgcacaaGCTCTCCTCCAGCCCCAAGAGCCTGTCGTCGGAGGGCCTGTCCGGGGCAGGCGGCGCCGGGACGGCCCGGTGGAGCTCCGGCAGGGAGAGCGGCTTCTCCAACAGCGGCCCGGGCAGGAAGGGGTCGGGGGTCGGCGGGAGCGGTGGGCTGGGCAAGGAGAAGCTGGCCGGCCGGCTACGCCAGAGGGAGCAGCTGGGCATGCTGGCCATGGCCGATCGGGAGATGGTGGACACGGAGCTGCTGTCCTACAGGGAGGACCTGGAGAGCCAGGACTGCCTCACGCAGATGGACAACCTCCAG GTGAACATGATGTCCCTGGCCGAGCACATCATCGAGGCCACCCCGGACCGCATCAAGAGGGAGAACTTCAGCGCGGGGGACTCGGTTCCCCTGGACACCACGGGGGTCAGCAACACCATGAGCTGGCTGGCAAACTACCTGGGAGACGTGGAGCAGCTACCCAGCATCATCCACCTACG gtcgCTGTACAACGAGCCCCTCGGCCCGTCCTCCAACCCGGGCCTGAGCCCGGGGGGGTCCCCGCCGCGGGAGGGCTCCCTGGAGCGGCCCGGCCTGCCCTCCCCGGCCGACTGGAGCGAGTTCATCAACGCCTCCAACAGCAAGGTGGAGCGGGACCTGGCCCAGCTGACGCTGTCCGACCCGGAGCAGCGGGAGCTGTACGAGGCCGCCCGTCTGGTGCAGACGGCCTTCCGCAAGTACAAG GGCCGCCCGCTCCGAGAGCAACAGGAAGTTGCGGCTGCCGTCATTCAGCGTTGTTACAAGAAGTACAAACAG CTAACATGGATAGCCTTGAAG TATGCACTTTACAAGAAGATGACGCAGGCCGCCATCCTTATCCAGAGTAAGTTCCGCAGCTACCACGAGCAGAAGAAGTTCCAGCAGAGCCGGCGGGCCGCGGTCCTCATCCAGCAGTGCTACCGCACCTACCGGGAGTCCGGCCGCCTGGGACCCCACCGGCACGGCCCCGCCGCCGCAGCCCTCGTGCAACACAAGCTGAG AAGCAGTCTGCTTACCAAAAGGCAGGACCAAGCTGCCAGGAAGATCATGAGGTTTCTGCGCCGCTGTCGCCACAG